The following proteins come from a genomic window of Leguminivora glycinivorella isolate SPB_JAAS2020 chromosome 6, LegGlyc_1.1, whole genome shotgun sequence:
- the LOC125227522 gene encoding LOW QUALITY PROTEIN: protein FAN-like (The sequence of the model RefSeq protein was modified relative to this genomic sequence to represent the inferred CDS: inserted 1 base in 1 codon), with product MDKSRFSMLLLEPGEIYFEDYSCIFNDLESLHGGNSRQGRLKLCSKSLVFEPRDWTYPLIKLHFRDCTSIDVIKPQTSESPQNVIKVEIKQFAEMLEENILAPYKFQYEKKTFYIFFDFASAEETLYQMHQLQRASTLNAPEHNSMVATILHSRYMRMVFDPVMMDDFTEEIVCELQAEKXSPLVRHQGKLALTPTTLYFQPFSNVESSPILKLKLSHLKRLYKRRFLLRQVGLEIYSAEESSVAHIYLTFQSQDDRDRTYDILEQSPSVRLEKVHAEETTLQWQNGVVSNYDYLMHLNCLADRSKNDLTQYPVFPWVISDYTSTELDLDNVDVYRDLSKPMGALNPDRLEKLKERYHEMSHPKFMYGSHYSAPGLVLFYLVRKYPEYMLCLQNGRFDHPDRMFNSVKDVYNNCLRNMSDFKELVPEFYDTDAKGDFLINKYQINFGDRHDGTKVNNVALPPWADSPANFVAKLRAALESEYVSRHLHLWIDLIFGYKQRGEEAIKANNVFHHVCYEGSVDLDDIYDMNDRHALEVQIMEFGQVPKQLFTKPHVRRVTHEIPKSIKEDLEENDIVYTLECIDSIQIHKEEVTCALRQGQRLISVGKDGTLKVYDTSLKKQIRSVILSTTPLSSCVMVDENIVAAGSWDNEIYLYDVDYGRVVESFRAHDDCVSCLLWLEKERLLISGGHDGVVRAWGELGRTGQALRGLRVEFDHDGKVCAVTFRRRRHSVDIIAGTSDGELYVWDLMARELLAKMSIHTSPIVGACFIPAGDRIVTIARDTDMSVTDLLVCDSVYHAQLSEGAAALCWQGPRALWLGGKRGALLQWDMMRAQPRAEMQAHQDVINCVYYDAATETLVTASKDKTVKLWKMISSS from the exons ATGGACAAATCAAG ATTTTCGATGCTCCTTTTAGAGCCAGGTGAAATTTATTTTGAAGATTATTCATGTATTTTCAATGATCTGGAATCATTACATGGAGGTAATTCCAGGCAAGGTAGACTGAAACTTTGCTCAAAGTCTCTTGTGTTTGAGCCTAGAGACTGGACATATCCATTAATTAAGTTACACTTCAGAGACTGTACAAGCATAGATGTAATAAAACCCCAGACTTCTGAAAGTCCGCAGAATGTGATCAAAGTAGAGATAAAGCAGTTTGCAGAAATGCTGGAGGAAAACATATTGGCTCCATATAAATTTCAATATGAAAAGAaaactttttatatatttttcgaTTTTGCTTCGGCAGAAGAGACGTTGTATCAAATGCACCAGTTGCAAAGGGCATCCACATTGAATGCACCTGAACACAACAGTATGGTGGCTACTATTCTGCACTCTAGGTACATGCGGATGGTATTTGACCCAGTCATGATGGATGACTTTACTGAGGAGATAGTTTGTGAGCTGCAGGCGGAAA TATCACCATTAGTTAGGCATCAAGGCAAGCTGGCTTTAACACCAACAACATTATATTTTCAGCCCTTCAGCAATGTTGAAAGT AGCCCAATTTTGAAACTAAAGCTGAGCCACCTGAAGAGGCTGTACAAGCGCAGATTTTTACTAAGGCAAGTT GGCTTGGAGATCTACAGCGCAGAAGAGAGTTCTGTTGCCCACATCTACCTAACATTTCAATCCCAGGATGACAGGGACAGAACCTACGATATTTTAGAGCAGTCCCCCAGCGTTCGCCTAGAAAAAGTTCACGCCGAGGAAACTACGCTGCAGTGGCAAAACGGAGTGGTGTCCAATTATGACTACTTGATGCATTTGAATTG CCTCGCAGACAGAAGTAAAAATGATCTCACACAATACCCAGTTTTTCCCTGGGTAATATCAGACTACACATCTACAGAATTAGACCTCGACAATGTTGATGTATACAGAGACCTGTCTAAGCCCATGGGGGCGTTAAATCCGGATAGGTTAGAGAAATTAAAGGAAAGATACCATGAGATGTCACATCCTAAATTTATGTATGGCTCACATTACTCTGCTCCAGGATTGGTGCTATTTTATCTA GTCCGAAAATATCCCGAATATATGCTTTGTCTTCAAAACGGAAGGTTTGACCATCCCGACAGAATGTTCAACTCAGTGAAAGACGTTTATAATAACTGTTTAAGAAACATGTCCGATTTTAAG GAGTTAGTCCCCGAATTCTACGACACAGACGCCAAAGGCGACTTCCTAATAAACAAATACCAAATAAACTTCGGAGACCGCCACGACGGGACTAAAGTGAACAACGTCGCGCTCCCGCCCTGGGCGGATTCACCGGCTAACTTCGTGGCAAAACTTCGGGCGGCGTTAGAGTCGGAATATGTCTCTAGGCACTTGCATTTGTGGATCGATCTCATTTTTGGATATAAACAGAGAGGGGAGGAGGCTATTAAAGCTAATAATG TTTTTCACCACGTATGCTACGAAGGCTCCGTCGACTTAGATGACATCTACGATATGAACGACAGGCATGCATTAGAAGTACAAATAATGGAATTCGGTCAAGTACCAAAGCAACTTTTCACCAAGCCCCACGTTCGAAGAGTCACGCATGAAATACCTAAGAGCATAAAAGAGGATTTGGAAGAAAACGATATTGTTTACACATTGGAATGTATTGATAGTATTCAGATACATAAAGAGGAAGTTACATGTGCGTTAAGGCAAGGTCAAAGACTGATTTCTGTGGGGAAAGATGGGactttaaaagtgtatgataCGTCATTGAAGAAGCAAATACGGAGCGTCATACTGAGTACGACTCCGCTTAGTTCGTGCGTCATGGTCGATGAAAATATTGTCGCAGCTGGCTCGTGGGACAATGAAAT atatcTGTACGACGTGGATTACGGCAGGGTGGTGGAGAGTTTTAGAGCGCATGATGACTGCGTAAGCTGTTTACTGTGGTTAGAAAAAG AACGACTTCTAATATCTGGCGGGCACGATGGAGTAGTGCGCGCATGGGGCGAACTGGGGCGCACGGGGCAGGCGCTACGCGGGCTGCGCGTCGAGTTTGATCACGACGGGAAAGTGTGCGCTGTCACCTTCAG acGTCGACGCCACAGTGTGGACATAATAGCTGGCACGAGCGACGGCGAGCTCTACGTTTGGGACCTCATGGCCCGCGAACTACTCGCCAAAATGTCCATCCATACCTCACCTATCGTCGGCGCCTGTTTTATACCAGCTGGGGACCGAATTGTTACGATCGCTCGCGATACGGATATGAGTGTGACAGATCTACTTGTATGTGACTCG GTATACCACGCGCAACTGTCCGAAGGTGCGGCCGCGCTGTGCTGGCAGGGCCCGCGCGCGCTGTGGCTGGGCGGGAAGCGCGGCGCACTCCTGCAGTGGGACATGATGAGAGCGCAGCCGCGTGCCGAAATGCAGGCGCACCAAG ATGTGATCAACTGCGTATACTATGACGCCGCTACTGAAACTTTAGTCACCGCCAGCAAAGACAAAACTGTCAAACTTTGGAAAATGATCTCAAGCTCCTGA
- the LOC125227523 gene encoding uncharacterized protein LOC125227523: MADTTQPENQLDLNPDPTKDISDQEAVPDIMEPRTVEQESLFVIKDEKNSDSDVNSDDLSSNDEQSHVDSSNNSQFYENTDSKADYAIKSDDNDTLSDIDDIKTDTASADSEDSALGSLPPDSTSNDRDEEAQDRSDGSDSGIGSETTEERKFNLELPCTSGLNNTESQEQSAGLINNFNECTEYNSEAQSLKPLRSSLKRKCSDESQEEPPMKKRKEGIKFDNVTVYYFPRTQGFTCVPSQGGSTLGMEREHTHSQKFTLAEHALEQRRLHRQILQQLKSERHSLQGAALSSSEDSDTEEEASDISESELDLDSYYFLQPVPTRQRRALLRAAGVRKIEGYEKDECRDIRTSREFCGCACKGVCNPENCSCSLAGIKCQVDRLNFPCGCTRDGCGNTTGRIEFNPVRVRTHFIHTLMRLGLEKKNEENQAAKRQWAEAHSTNTISCVSNTSYDRERCLTHEDGLLRDVNLTPRVEVESCVNAGSFNNVHCDMNNVPIQSNNVQDNKTYNYATNTLNHRHINENSVMHFEENLHSNRANSYTCNILQGKGPPYSMPNSMGFDMSNNVQRFHNDLNYAYGQHSDNNHFKGLQTSFSATSFEEFAHNSHISMFSHYGHMYVPDYSHKAGTSLHEHDSMQYPLSQNHYGVYKNTTECMNNMNTDNKPDSHYNMMLPYQTSNKLQTEENDENWFSHNTLLNLDHSDQTTQDASELQQQAAAPPAETNAAETTDNFGELIKKTMVESVTV; this comes from the coding sequence ATGGCTGACACAACACAACCTGAAAATCAGCTGGATTTAAATCCGGACCCAACAAAGGACATTAGTGATCAAGAGGCGGTTCCAGACATAATGGAACCTAGAACTGTAGAACAAGAATCTTTATTTGTGATAAAGGacgaaaaaaatagtgatagtGATGTTAACAGTGACGATCTAAGCTCGAATGATGAACAAAGCCATGTTGATAGCAGCAATAACTCTCAGTTTTATGAGAATACTGATAGCAAAGCAGATTACGCTATTAAAAGTGATGATAATGATACATTAAGTGATATAGATGATATTAAGACAGACACTGCGTCAGCTGATAGTGAAGACTCTGCGCTCGGTAGTCTGCCTCCTGATAGCACCAGCAATGATCGTGACGAGGAGGCCCAGGACCGGTCAGATGGAAGCGACTCTGGTATCGGATCGGAAACCACAGAAGAACGAAAATTTAACCTTGAACTGCCATGCACGAGCGGCCTAAATAATACTGAAAGTCAAGAACAATCAGCCGGTCTAATTAATAATTTCAATGAATGCACAGAATATAATTCTGAAGCACAAAGTTTGAAACCCCTCCGAAGTAGTCTAAAAAGGAAATGTAGCGACGAAAGTCAAGAAGAGCCACCAATGAAAAAAAGAAAAGAGGGCATTAAATTTGATAACGTGACTGTTTACTATTTTCCTAGAACCCAAGGGTTTACCTGTGTTCCATCACAAGGCGGTTCTACTTTAGGAATGGAAAGAGAGCATACTCATTCACAAAAGTTTACGCTGGCTGAACATGCTTTAGAACAAAGAAGATTACATCGGCAAATATTGCAGCAATTAAAAAGTGAGCGTCATTCGTTGCAAGGAGCGGCGCTATCTTCTAGCGAGGATAGTGACACGGAAGAAGAAGCAAGCGATATTTCTGAATCTGAATTGGATTTAGATAGCTATTACTTTCTACAGCCAGTTCCCACAAGGCAAAGACGAGCTCTGTTACGCGCAGCTGGAGTTCGGAAAATTGAAGGCTATGAAAAAGACGAGTGCAGGGACATTAGAACTTCGCGAGAGTTCTGCGGGTGTGCTTGCAAAGGTGTATGCAATCCAGAGAATTGCTCATGTAGTTTGGCTGGCATAAAATGCCAAGTCGATAGATTAAACTTCCCCTGTGGCTGTACTAGAGATGGGTGTGGCAATACCACAGGGCGAATAGAATTCAATCCTGTAAGAGTTCGAACACATTTTATTCATACTCTCATGCGACTGGGTTTAGAGAAGAAAAATGAAGAAAACCAAGCAGCAAAAAGACAGTGGGCCGAAGCTCACAGTACCAATACAATTTCTTGTGTTTCAAACACATCATATGATAGAGAACGTTGTCTGACACATGAAGACGGATTACTACGCGATGTCAACTTGACTCCTAGAGTAGAAGTCGAATCGTGTGTAAACGCTGGAAGTTTTAATAATGTGCACTGCGACATGAACAATGTTCCGATCCAAAGCAATAATGTGCAGGATAACAAAACTTACAATTACGCAACCAATACATTAAACCATAGACACATTAATGAAAACAGTGTTATGCATTTTGAAGAGAATTTGCACAGCAACCGCGCGAACTCATATACATGCAACATACTTCAGGGTAAAGGTCCCCCTTACTCCATGCCCAATAGTATGGGGTTTGACATGTCAAACAATGTACAAAGGTTTCACAACGATCTCAACTACGCTTATGGACAGCATTCTGATAACAATCACTTCAAGGGATTGCAAACGAGCTTCTCGGCAACAAGTTTCGAAGAGTTCGCGCACAACTCCCACATTTCTATGTTTAGTCACTACGGCCATATGTACGTTCCAGACTACAGCCATAAAGCGGGCACGAGCCTGCACGAGCATGACTCAATGCAGTATCCTTTATCTCAGAACCACTACGGCGTGTACAAGAATACTACGGAGTGTATGAATAACATGAATACTGATAACAAGCCAGATTCTCATTACAACATGATGTTGCCATATCAAACTAGCAATAAATTGCAAACGGAGGAGAACGATGAGAACTGGTTCAGTCATAATACCCTGCTGAACCTGGACCACTCGGACCAGACGACGCAGGATGCGTCGGAGCTGCAGCAGCAGGCCGCCGCGCCGCCGGCCGAGACCAATGCCGCCGAGACCACTGACAATTTCGGTGAACTAATTAAGAAAACTATGGTAGAATCTGTTACTGTGTAG